TCCGCCAGCTTGTCCTTGCAGAGCGCGTCCATGTCGTTCTTGCCCAGGCCCACGGCGGAGGCCAGCGAGGTGACGGTTATAGCAACGCTGTTCGGCCCGTTGATGGTGAAGCTGTTGGGGGAAACGGCACCCCTGCTCCAATCGCCGTTGGGCAGGACGACGTCCACCGCGACGCCGCCGATGGTGGCCTGGAAGGTGGGCGTGGTGGAGCCTCCGCCCGTGGGCGTCCCGGTGCCGCCGCCCGTGGTGGTGGCCAACGCCGCCAGAACCAGGGCGAGCAGGATGAGGGTCGTATTGCGCATGACGAAACCTCCCGGAAAAAAGTAAGACCAGAATTGAATGATTATAGCCGGACTCGGGGGGGATGGCAAGTTTATCCCGGTCTCAATCCGACGGGCGGAAATCCAGCGCCGACAGGGCCACCACCGCCTCGGACCGCGGGGCCGTGGCGGCGAAGTCCACCACGAAGCACCCGGCGGACGTGGAGTAAGCCCCGACCACCCGGCAGGTGTAGAAACCGCCCTTGGGGTAAACCTCCAGCCGGAAGAGGCGCCCCCCCTCACCGCCCGTGCGCGCGTCGGTGAGCGACTCCGGCTTGAGCGAGGGGAACCGCCGCGCCAGGAGCCCCGCGAGGTCCGCCTGGTCCGGGGCGACCTCGTAGTCCGGCCCCTCCTCCACCGCCCCCGAGGCGAACGGCTTCCCCGACCCGCTGTAGGAGAGCTCCACGATGGCCAGCGCGTCGCCGTAGCCGGGGTAGAGCTCGGCGGAGAGGCCCTCCGGCAGGATGAGGGTCACGGTGGGCGAGAGCTCCACCTCCCCCGCCCGGGCGGGTAAAATCAATACCAGAAAACCCAGCGCCGCGATGCGCCACCGCACGGCTACCCCCCGAAATATTCCTCGGCCAGGACTCCCATCAGCACCACGTCGTGCCAGCGGCCGCCGTACCCGTAGGCCCCCCGCAGCCGCCCCTCCTCTTTAAAGCCGCACTTGGCGTAGGCGCGGATGCCGCCCTCGTTGAACTCGTACACCCGCAGCCAGATGCGGTGGAGGTTCAGCTCCCCGAAGCCGTACTTGAGGGTGAGGGCGGTGGCCTCGGTGCCGTAGCCCTTCCCCCGGAGCTCGGGCGGACCGATGAAGACGCCGAACTCGGCGGAGCGGTGGATGCGGTCTATGCCGTGCAGGCCCACGTTGCCCGCCAGGCGGTCATCGGCGGCGAGGCGGACGGCGAGGACCACGTCGTCGGGGTTTTTGCCCACGCCGCGGACCCACTCCTCCTCCTGGCCCCGGGTCAGGGGCAGGCACATGGTGAGGTTTCGGCGGGTGTCGGCGTCGTTGATCCAGCGGGCGTAGAGCGGGGCGTCCTCGGCGCGCACCGGCGAGAGGTACACCAACTCCCCCGCGAGGAAAACGTCCGGTTTGTCGTCCATGGCCGTAGTCCGTTTCCCGTAGGGGCGGGTGTCCACACCCGCCCGCCATTTCCACGTTCCCTACCCCGCCCCTCACCCCGGCCCGTGCCTCGTTGCGATGTCGTAGGGGCGGACATTCAGGTCCGCCCGCGGGCCGACCTAAACGGCACGCCGTCGGTCGGCCCCTACGGGTCGGATTTGCGACGGATGGCCGTAGGGGCGGGTGTCCACACCCGCCCGTGGGACGCCGTATTTTCGCTCCCGACCCAGACCCTCACCCCGGCCCTCTCCCACGGGGAGAGGGAAAGCAATCAGGCGTTGCAAACCGCCTCGATGGCCTCCGGGATCGCCTCCAGGATGTCCTCGGGCGAGACGCTCCAGTCACCGGCCGATTCCGCGGCCAGCTCCCCGGCCGACCCGTGGAGGTACGCCCCGGCGACGGCGGCCGAGAACGGCTCCACCCCCCGGGCCAGAAGCGCCCCGATGACCCCGGCCAGCACGTCCCCCGACCCGCCCACGGCCATGCGCCAGTCCCCAGCGGGGATGAAGCAGGCCGTCCCGTCGGCGGAGGCCACCACGGTGCGGTAGCCCTTGAGGAGGCAGACGCCGCCCACCTCGGCGGCCAGCTTCCGCGCGGCGTCCAGACGGTCCGCGTTGACCTCCGCGGCGCTCAAGCCCAGCAGCCGCCCCGCCTCACCGGGGTGCGGGGTGATGACCAAAGGGGCCTGCACCCGCTTGAGCACGTCCAGGCCGGTGGTGTTCAGCCCGTCGGCATCCACGACCAGGGGAACGCGAATACCGGGCAGGACGGCCTCGAGGGTCCGCCCGACGCACTCGTCGGCGCCCAGGCCCGGACCGACGACGCACGCGTCCCCCGAGTTGAGCTGCGCCAGGGCCGTCTGCGCCCCGTAGTGGGAGACGAAACCGGCCTCGTCGGGCAGCTCCACCGAGGTGACCCCCAGCATGGCCGGCTTGACCAGGAGGAGGGTGGAGGCGGTGGTGCAGAGTGTGACCAGTCCCGCCCCGGCCCGGCAGGCCGCCAGGCAGGAGAGCCCCGCCGCCCCCGAGTAGTCCCGGCACCCGGCTAAAAGGTTCACCGTCCCCCGCCCGCCCTTGTGCGTGTCCGGGGGAAGGGGGTCGAAGTAGGGCGCAACGTCGCCGGGCTCGGCGTGGAACGTCCGCAGCTCGGCGAACCGCTCGGGGTTGACACCGATGGGCGCGGTGACGACCTCCCCGGCCAGGAGATACCCCGGCGGGAGGAAGAGGCCGGTCTTGGGGCAGGCCAGGGTCACGGTGAGATCGGCGGAGACCGCCAGCTCCGCGGCGCCGGTGGTCGAATCCAGCCCCGAGGGGACGTCCACCGCGACGACGAAGGCGGGACCGTCGTTGAGGGCCCGAATCACCGGGGCGAAGAGTCCCCGCGGCTCGCCCGACACCCCCGTTCCCAGAAGGGCGTCCACCGCGACGGCGGCCCGCTCCAGGGCGCGCTCCAGCTCGGCCACGTCCTCCTCTCCCTCGATCACCCAGGCCCCCCGCCCCCCGGCCCGGAACACGTTCCAGTTCACCAGGGCGTCGCCGGTGAGCTCACCGGGGTCGCCCACGGAAAAGACCAGCGGCTCGACGCCGGCCCCGGCCAGGTGGCGGGCGACGACCAGCCCGTCGCCGCCGTTGTTCCCCTTCCCCACGACCACCACCACGTCGCCGGGTCCGAGGTCGGGGAAGCGGGAGAGAATCTCCCGGGCGACGCCGCGCCCGGCGTTCTCCATCAGGGCCGTCCCGGGCAGGCCGTCGCCCTCGATGGCCGCCTGGTCAATCCGTTTCATCTCGTCGGTGGTGGCCACCGGTCGCATGGTCGCTCCTCCGCACGGTTGGATGGGGGAAAATCTCCCCCAGTTTACCAGATTCCGGACCTCGGCGGAACGGGGGACCGTTTCGCCCCGGAATCCGTTGACGCTGAAAGGGTCGCGCAACCATGCGATGACGTAGGGGCCGACCGACGGCGCGCCGTTTAGGTCGCCCCTACGAGGGTCGAGTTATACAAAAAAGCCGCCCGGCGGCGGCGAGGCGGTGCCCGTTTTTTTAGAAGAAGAAGCTCACCCCGGCGCCCGCGGTAATCCCGGAGAACCGCTCCTCCTCGGGGGTGAAGGGGTGGATGTAGTGGCAGCCCACCTCGATAATCACCGACGGCTGGAGGGGGAACTCGGCCCCCACCTCGACGAAGACGGCGAAGTTCTGGGCGTTCTGGAAGTAGTTGAAGAGATCCCCGCTCTGACGCTCGATGTCCAGGGAGGTTGTCCGGAGCGTGAACGCCGGTCCGGCCCCGAAGTACGGCGAAATCCACGTGGTGGGCGAGAAACTGATGCGCGGGGAGATGCCGAAGGTCACCAGGCTGCCGGTCGGGTTCGGGTCCCAGCGTTGCCAGATGTCGGTCATCAGGAGGTTCGTGTACTCGAAGAAGCCGTATATCTCGAGCTCTCCGGGCTTGAAACGGTACCCGACGCGGAGGGACCCGCCGGCGCCGTCGTTGAATAAGTAGGAGGGTCCGGAATAAACCCAGTAGCCGCCGAAGAGCCCGACGGCGAATCCGGAAATGGGCTTGCGCGGTGCCTCGGCGAGAGCCGCCACCATCAGCAGCAAAAGCAGCACCA
This window of the bacterium genome carries:
- a CDS encoding outer membrane beta-barrel protein gives rise to the protein MRKVLVVLLLLLMVAALAEAPRKPISGFAVGLFGGYWVYSGPSYLFNDGAGGSLRVGYRFKPGELEIYGFFEYTNLLMTDIWQRWDPNPTGSLVTFGISPRISFSPTTWISPYFGAGPAFTLRTTSLDIERQSGDLFNYFQNAQNFAVFVEVGAEFPLQPSVIIEVGCHYIHPFTPEEERFSGITAGAGVSFFF
- a CDS encoding NAD(P)H-hydrate dehydratase — its product is MRPVATTDEMKRIDQAAIEGDGLPGTALMENAGRGVAREILSRFPDLGPGDVVVVVGKGNNGGDGLVVARHLAGAGVEPLVFSVGDPGELTGDALVNWNVFRAGGRGAWVIEGEEDVAELERALERAAVAVDALLGTGVSGEPRGLFAPVIRALNDGPAFVVAVDVPSGLDSTTGAAELAVSADLTVTLACPKTGLFLPPGYLLAGEVVTAPIGVNPERFAELRTFHAEPGDVAPYFDPLPPDTHKGGRGTVNLLAGCRDYSGAAGLSCLAACRAGAGLVTLCTTASTLLLVKPAMLGVTSVELPDEAGFVSHYGAQTALAQLNSGDACVVGPGLGADECVGRTLEAVLPGIRVPLVVDADGLNTTGLDVLKRVQAPLVITPHPGEAGRLLGLSAAEVNADRLDAARKLAAEVGGVCLLKGYRTVVASADGTACFIPAGDWRMAVGGSGDVLAGVIGALLARGVEPFSAAVAGAYLHGSAGELAAESAGDWSVSPEDILEAIPEAIEAVCNA
- a CDS encoding GNAT family protein, with protein sequence MDDKPDVFLAGELVYLSPVRAEDAPLYARWINDADTRRNLTMCLPLTRGQEEEWVRGVGKNPDDVVLAVRLAADDRLAGNVGLHGIDRIHRSAEFGVFIGPPELRGKGYGTEATALTLKYGFGELNLHRIWLRVYEFNEGGIRAYAKCGFKEEGRLRGAYGYGGRWHDVVLMGVLAEEYFGG